The following proteins come from a genomic window of Sinorhizobium fredii NGR234:
- a CDS encoding response regulator transcription factor: MRILLVEDNQALAEGLSTLLRDSGYAVDVVNDGASAHAVAAAESFDLVILDLNLPEMDGLDVLRAMRARQNRAAVLILTARGSPEERVKGLDLGADDYLIKPFDIGEFEARVRVLLRRQAGLRSSIVSYGNVSLDLTARSFSAGGVPIEIPARELGLLELLFMRAGKVVAKDAIVQSLTGLDDDLSPNAIEQYVSRLRKRLAPYGLTVRTARGIGYYLDKAANPQ, from the coding sequence TTGCGAATCTTGCTCGTTGAAGACAATCAGGCCCTGGCAGAGGGTCTCTCGACCCTGTTGCGTGACAGCGGCTACGCCGTCGACGTGGTGAACGACGGCGCTTCGGCGCATGCCGTCGCCGCGGCCGAGAGCTTCGATCTGGTCATCCTGGATCTGAACCTGCCGGAAATGGACGGGCTCGACGTGCTGCGTGCCATGCGGGCCCGGCAGAACCGGGCGGCCGTCCTGATCCTGACGGCGCGGGGATCCCCGGAAGAAAGGGTAAAGGGCCTCGATCTCGGGGCTGACGACTACCTGATCAAGCCTTTCGACATCGGCGAGTTCGAGGCGCGCGTGCGGGTCCTGCTCCGGCGCCAGGCCGGGTTGCGCAGTTCGATCGTCAGCTATGGCAATGTCTCGCTGGATCTCACCGCCCGCAGCTTTTCCGCCGGCGGCGTGCCGATCGAGATTCCGGCGCGCGAACTGGGGCTTCTCGAGCTTCTCTTCATGCGCGCCGGCAAGGTGGTTGCCAAGGACGCGATCGTGCAATCGCTGACCGGCCTCGACGACGACCTCAGCCCCAATGCGATCGAGCAATATGTCAGCCGGCTGCGCAAGCGGCTGGCGCCCTACGGCCTGACGGTGCGCACCGCCCGCGGCATCGGCTACTACCTCGACAAGGCGGCCAACCCCCAATGA
- a CDS encoding sugar ABC transporter ATP-binding protein, producing the protein MTLSPTTMAAVRASGAVPNAEYLLTAEGVRKEFPGVVALDDVEFRLKRGTVHALMGENGAGKSTLMKILAGIYHPDQGEVKLKGVGIQLKSPLDALENGIAMIHQELNLMPFMTVAENIWIRREPKNRFGFVDHGEMRRMTAKLFERLKIDIDPEIEVRHLSVASRQMVEIAKAVSYESDVLIMDEPTSALTEREVAHLFEIIRDLRSQGIGIVYITHKMNELFEIADEFSVFRDGKYIGTHASSQVTRDDIIRMMVGREITQMFPKEDVPIGDVVLSVKNLTLNGVFQDVSFDVRAGEILGVAGLVGSGRSNVAETLFGVTPASSGTIAIDGKELVIDNPNTAIKNRMAFLTEDRKDTGCLLILDILENMQVAVLQDRFVKRGFVSEKEITAACEEMSRKLRVKTPNLQERIENLSGGNQQKVLIGRWLLTNPHILILDEPTRGIDVGAKAEIHRLVTELARNGVAVIMISSEMPEVLGMSDRIMVMHEGRVTGFLDRAEATQIKVMELAAR; encoded by the coding sequence ATGACGCTCAGTCCCACGACGATGGCAGCCGTGCGCGCCAGCGGTGCCGTACCCAATGCCGAATATCTGCTGACCGCCGAGGGCGTGCGCAAGGAATTCCCCGGCGTCGTCGCGCTCGACGACGTCGAGTTCAGGCTGAAGCGCGGCACGGTGCATGCGCTGATGGGCGAAAACGGCGCCGGCAAGTCGACGCTGATGAAGATCCTCGCCGGCATCTACCACCCGGACCAGGGCGAGGTGAAGCTCAAGGGTGTCGGCATCCAGCTGAAGTCGCCGCTCGACGCGCTGGAGAACGGCATCGCCATGATCCATCAGGAACTGAACCTGATGCCGTTCATGACGGTCGCTGAGAACATCTGGATCCGCCGCGAACCGAAGAACCGCTTCGGCTTCGTCGACCATGGCGAGATGCGCCGCATGACGGCGAAGCTTTTCGAGCGATTGAAGATCGACATCGACCCCGAGATCGAGGTTCGCCATCTTTCGGTCGCAAGCCGTCAGATGGTCGAGATCGCCAAGGCGGTCTCCTACGAATCCGACGTGCTTATCATGGACGAGCCGACCTCGGCGCTGACCGAACGCGAGGTCGCGCATCTCTTCGAGATCATCCGGGATCTCCGCTCCCAGGGCATCGGCATCGTCTATATCACCCACAAGATGAATGAGCTGTTCGAGATCGCCGACGAATTCTCGGTGTTCCGCGACGGCAAATATATCGGCACGCACGCTTCCAGCCAGGTCACCCGCGACGACATCATCCGCATGATGGTCGGCCGCGAGATCACCCAGATGTTCCCGAAGGAGGACGTGCCGATCGGCGATGTCGTGCTGTCGGTGAAGAACCTGACGCTCAACGGCGTCTTCCAGGACGTTTCCTTCGATGTGCGCGCCGGCGAGATCCTCGGCGTTGCAGGCCTCGTCGGTTCCGGCCGCTCGAACGTCGCCGAGACGTTGTTCGGCGTGACGCCGGCAAGTTCCGGCACGATCGCGATCGACGGCAAGGAACTGGTCATCGACAACCCCAACACGGCGATCAAGAACCGCATGGCCTTCCTGACGGAGGACCGCAAGGACACCGGCTGCCTGCTGATCCTCGACATTCTGGAGAACATGCAGGTCGCCGTGCTGCAGGACAGGTTCGTCAAGCGCGGCTTCGTCTCCGAGAAGGAGATCACCGCAGCCTGCGAGGAGATGAGCCGCAAGCTGCGCGTCAAGACGCCGAATCTGCAGGAGCGCATCGAGAATCTCTCGGGCGGCAACCAGCAGAAGGTGCTGATCGGCCGCTGGCTGCTCACCAACCCGCATATTCTCATCCTCGACGAACCGACACGCGGCATCGACGTCGGCGCCAAGGCCGAGATTCACCGTCTGGTGACCGAACTCGCCCGCAACGGCGTCGCCGTCATCATGATCTCGTCGGAGATGCCCGAGGTGCTCGGCATGAGCGACCGGATCATGGTCATGCACGAAGGCCGCGTCACCGGCTTTCTCGACAGGGCGGAAGCCACCCAAATCAAGGTCATGGAACTTGCCGCGCGCTAA
- a CDS encoding sensor histidine kinase, with the protein MRTVVYSLRRRLLGWLLISTAVIGVVALMDTYREAVKTANVVSDRVLAGSALAIAERVVVAEDGTLQVDIPYVALEMLTSAAQDRVFYRVDGPPGAFITGYQTLPSLPEVAGQSTSFADAVFRGEPIRLAVLRRSASTGVNSVPFVVTVAETTIARRQLTQTILLHSALRLALMIAGAALIVWVAVTFSLRPLYRLGDAIAERSPDDLHPIGERVPSEVQGLVDTVNSFMVRLQSALDALRHFTGNASHQLRTPLAIIRTQLALARRAATVDEARAAALKADEAVANAERILAQLLLMAKIDAAAKEEARGSERIELARLARSVTAEQVPAAGEVGIDLGFAGEGEYWIRAEPLLVGELLKNLIGNALLYAGRGAEVTVRVSALDEGVALEVEDNGPGIRPELREAVLKRFRRGGNEAPGTGLGLPIVEEIAALYGGTMRLEDGEGGRGLRVAVTFPAG; encoded by the coding sequence ATGAGGACCGTCGTCTATTCGCTGCGACGCAGGCTGCTCGGCTGGTTGTTGATCTCGACCGCAGTGATCGGCGTGGTCGCGCTGATGGATACCTATCGGGAAGCCGTCAAGACGGCGAATGTCGTCTCGGACCGGGTCCTCGCGGGCTCGGCGCTGGCGATCGCCGAGCGCGTGGTCGTCGCCGAGGACGGCACGCTGCAGGTCGACATTCCCTATGTGGCGCTCGAAATGCTGACCTCGGCTGCGCAGGATCGCGTCTTCTACCGGGTGGACGGGCCGCCGGGTGCGTTCATCACCGGCTACCAGACGCTGCCATCGCTTCCCGAGGTCGCCGGCCAGTCGACGAGCTTTGCCGATGCGGTCTTCCGCGGCGAGCCGATCCGCCTCGCGGTGCTTCGCCGCTCCGCCTCTACCGGTGTCAATTCCGTTCCCTTCGTCGTCACCGTTGCCGAGACGACGATCGCCAGGCGCCAGCTGACGCAGACAATCCTGCTGCATTCGGCGCTCCGTCTCGCATTGATGATCGCCGGTGCGGCGCTGATCGTCTGGGTGGCTGTGACCTTTTCACTGAGGCCGCTCTATCGGCTCGGCGACGCGATTGCCGAGCGCAGTCCCGACGACCTTCACCCGATCGGCGAACGTGTGCCGAGCGAGGTTCAGGGGCTGGTCGACACGGTCAATTCCTTCATGGTGCGCCTGCAGTCGGCGCTCGATGCGCTTCGTCATTTCACCGGCAATGCCAGCCATCAGTTGCGCACGCCGCTCGCCATCATCCGGACGCAGCTGGCGCTCGCCCGCCGGGCGGCGACGGTCGACGAGGCGCGGGCCGCTGCCCTGAAGGCGGATGAGGCGGTCGCCAACGCCGAGCGAATCCTCGCGCAATTGCTGCTGATGGCGAAGATCGATGCGGCGGCGAAGGAGGAGGCGCGCGGATCGGAGCGGATCGAACTCGCCCGGCTGGCGCGCAGCGTCACCGCCGAGCAGGTGCCGGCGGCCGGCGAGGTCGGGATCGATCTCGGTTTCGCCGGCGAAGGGGAATATTGGATCCGGGCCGAGCCGCTGCTCGTCGGGGAGCTGCTGAAGAACCTCATCGGCAATGCGCTGCTCTATGCGGGACGGGGGGCGGAGGTGACGGTGCGCGTCTCAGCGTTGGACGAGGGGGTGGCGCTCGAGGTCGAGGACAACGGACCGGGCATCAGGCCGGAGCTGCGCGAGGCCGTGCTGAAGCGCTTCCGCCGCGGCGGCAACGAGGCGCCCGGCACGGGCCTCGGCCTGCCGATCGTCGAGGAAATCGCCGCGCTCTACGGCGGCACGATGCGGCTCGAGGACGGCGAGGGTGGCCGAGGGTTGAGGGTGGCGGTGACGTTTCCGGCGGGATGA
- a CDS encoding ABC transporter substrate-binding protein, with the protein MRLLISFAFWLLLARLACAAPVLFPAASGDTAAPVLVVYSSLDEPLARPMIVGFQKANPNVAVRYEDMLTGEIYDRIVKETDAGQRTADFAFSSAMDLQVKLSNDGYAQRSDLPMSGRWPAWANWRNTAYALTFEPAVFVYHKPSFARERPPATRAEFVEYLKRQGSDVFGRIGTYDIERSGVGFLFMARDQEQFGDIWSVIQAMGAAGVKLYSTSQAILERVADGRFVLGYNILGSYAADWASRHPDVGIVLPKDYTVVMSRIGLVPQAAASPDLGRRYLEFFMSKEGQTIMARELQIPAVSPEVAGENTANTMQEMLGGQLKPVPVSPGLMVYLDQVKRARLIARWNEVLRLQ; encoded by the coding sequence ATGCGCTTGTTGATTTCTTTCGCTTTTTGGTTGCTTTTGGCTCGGCTCGCGTGTGCCGCCCCAGTGCTGTTCCCGGCCGCTTCGGGCGATACGGCCGCCCCGGTTCTCGTCGTCTATTCCTCGCTCGACGAGCCCTTGGCGCGGCCGATGATCGTCGGTTTCCAGAAGGCCAATCCGAATGTCGCGGTCCGCTACGAGGATATGCTCACCGGCGAGATCTACGACCGGATCGTCAAGGAAACCGATGCGGGTCAGAGGACGGCCGATTTCGCCTTCTCTTCCGCCATGGACCTGCAGGTGAAGCTCAGCAACGACGGGTACGCGCAGCGCAGCGACCTGCCGATGAGCGGCCGCTGGCCGGCCTGGGCCAACTGGCGCAATACGGCTTACGCGCTGACCTTCGAGCCGGCCGTGTTCGTCTATCACAAGCCGAGCTTCGCAAGAGAGCGGCCACCGGCGACGCGCGCCGAATTCGTCGAATACCTGAAGCGGCAAGGCAGCGACGTCTTCGGCCGCATCGGCACCTACGACATCGAGCGATCGGGCGTCGGCTTCCTGTTCATGGCCCGCGACCAGGAACAATTCGGCGACATCTGGAGCGTCATCCAGGCGATGGGCGCGGCCGGCGTCAAGCTCTATTCGACCAGCCAGGCTATCCTCGAGCGGGTCGCGGACGGACGCTTCGTGCTCGGCTACAACATCCTCGGTTCCTACGCCGCCGATTGGGCCTCGCGGCACCCGGATGTCGGCATCGTGCTGCCGAAGGATTATACCGTGGTGATGTCGCGAATCGGTCTCGTGCCGCAGGCAGCCGCCTCTCCCGATCTTGGCCGCCGCTATCTCGAATTCTTCATGTCGAAGGAAGGCCAGACGATCATGGCCCGCGAGTTGCAGATCCCGGCCGTCAGCCCGGAGGTCGCCGGCGAGAACACCGCCAATACGATGCAGGAAATGCTTGGCGGGCAGTTGAAGCCGGTACCGGTCAGCCCCGGACTGATGGTCTATCTCGATCAGGTGAAGCGTGCCCGGCTGATCGCCCGCTGGAACGAGGTGCTCAGACTCCAGTGA
- a CDS encoding ABC transporter permease, producing the protein METNIAAQGTSSALAGSRRRLPPELNIFLVLIGIALVYEILGWLFVGQSFLMNSQRLTIMILQVSVIGIIAVGVTQVIITGGIDLSSGSVVGMTAMISASVAQASTWPRALYPSLTDLPAIVPIGLGVGIGLVAGYINGQLIAKTKIPPFIATLGMMVSARGISKWYTKGQPVSGLTDQFNFIGTGIWPVIVFLVVALIFHIALRYTRYGKFTYAIGANVQAARVSGINVEAHLIKVYAIAGMLAGLAGVVTAARAQTAQAGMGVMYELDAIAATVIGGTSLTGGVGRITGTVIGTIILGVMTSGFTFLRVDAYYQEIVKGVIIVAAVVVDVYRQKGRKKT; encoded by the coding sequence ATGGAAACCAATATCGCTGCACAGGGCACGAGTTCGGCCCTCGCCGGGTCGAGGCGGCGCTTGCCGCCCGAGCTCAATATCTTCCTGGTGTTGATCGGGATCGCGCTTGTCTATGAAATCCTCGGCTGGCTCTTCGTCGGCCAGAGCTTCCTGATGAATTCCCAGCGCCTGACGATCATGATCCTGCAGGTGTCGGTGATCGGCATCATCGCCGTCGGCGTGACGCAGGTGATCATCACCGGCGGCATCGATCTCTCGTCCGGTTCCGTGGTCGGCATGACAGCGATGATCTCGGCGAGCGTCGCGCAAGCTTCCACCTGGCCACGGGCGCTCTATCCTTCCCTGACCGACCTGCCGGCCATCGTGCCGATCGGGCTTGGCGTCGGCATCGGCCTCGTCGCCGGCTACATCAACGGGCAGCTGATCGCCAAGACCAAGATCCCGCCCTTCATCGCCACCCTCGGCATGATGGTGTCGGCCCGCGGTATCTCCAAGTGGTACACCAAGGGCCAGCCGGTCTCCGGCCTCACCGACCAGTTCAACTTCATCGGCACGGGCATCTGGCCGGTCATCGTCTTCCTGGTCGTCGCGCTGATCTTCCATATCGCGCTTCGCTACACCCGCTACGGCAAGTTCACCTATGCGATCGGCGCCAACGTCCAGGCGGCGCGCGTTTCGGGCATCAATGTCGAGGCGCACCTGATCAAGGTCTATGCCATTGCCGGCATGCTGGCTGGCCTCGCCGGCGTCGTCACCGCGGCCCGCGCCCAGACCGCCCAGGCCGGCATGGGCGTCATGTACGAACTCGATGCCATCGCCGCGACCGTCATCGGCGGCACTTCGCTGACGGGCGGCGTCGGCCGCATCACAGGCACCGTCATCGGCACCATCATCCTCGGCGTGATGACTTCCGGCTTCACCTTCCTCCGGGTCGATGCCTACTACCAGGAGATCGTCAAGGGCGTCATCATCGTTGCCGCGGTCGTTGTCGACGTCTATCGCCAGAAGGGCCGCAAGAAGACTTAA